In Bifidobacterium adolescentis ATCC 15703, the sequence CGCTTGACGATCGAACGTCGGTCAGCCGCGGCGACGCGCCAGCAGCCAGCCAATCAGCGCGAACGGAATCGAACAGCCCACGAACACGGCGGGCAGGCTCAATCCCACGCTTGGATTGAAATGGTCGAGCACGATGCCGGTGATCATGGAGCCGAACGACGCACCCATCGTGCCGGCGGTGCTCACCCAGGACAGGCCTTCGGTGAGCGATTCCTCGGGCACGGTCTCCTTGACGAGGAGGTTGCCGGAGGCGAACACCGGCGAAATGGTCAGGCCGGTGAGGATCTCCACCAGTCCCATCACGATCAGGTTGCCCTGGCACAGGTGGATCACCACGAAGCCGACGGTCATCAACGCGAGGAACATGATCATGTGACGCCAACGGGAGCCTTTGAGCTCGCGCGAGCCGAAGACCAGCGCGCCCATGCAGGAGCCGACGGCCAGCATGGCCAGCTGCACGCCGAGCACGGAGTCGAGGTGCAGCGATTTCATGACGGCGGTCATGGACGTGTCGAACGCGGTGAACGCCATGTTGAACACGATGAACACGGCGAGGAGCGGCAGCACGCCCGCATAGGTGAGCACATTGCGCTTGTTGCGGTCGCGGCCGTCCGTCTTGAGCCGGTCGAGGTCGAAACGATTCGCGGAAGCAGCGGTACCAGCAGTACCGTTCGCAGCGGCACCAGCGGCCGCCAATCGCACGTCCGCATCGTCGGCATCGGCCGCGACGACCGTGATTTCGCGCAATACCGGCGGTTGCGTGTCGCGCAGCGCGAAGAACACGGCACCGCCGACCGCGCAGGCGATGGTCGGCACGAACAGCTGCGATACGGGGTGCACGGACGCGGCCAGGAACGCCGCCAGAATCGGTCCGAAGATGAATACGATTTCGTCGATGGCGGATTCGAGCGCGTACGCGGTGTTGAGCAGCTCCCCCTTGCCGGCGCGGTCGAGCACATACGCCCAACGGGTACGTACGAGCGCGCCGAACGCGAACTGCGTCATACCCATGACCACGGCCAGTACGAACAGCAGCGGAATCGGCACGCGCATCAGTGCGGCGAACGCGAAGCCCAGCATGACGATGACCTGCACCGTCAATACCACCGGACCGACCTTGCGTTGGCCGAACCGGTCGAACAGGCGCGCGTACAACGGTGTGACGGCTGCGGTGGCGAGCACGTATGCGGCGCTCATCACGCCGGCGATCGTCCAATTGTCGTACATGTGGTTGAGTGCGAGCACGATGCCGAGTCCCATCATGGACATCGGCAGTCGTGCGACGGCACCGGACGCGCAGAACGCTTTCGTTCCAGGTATGGAGAACAGCCGCGCATACGGCGATGCGGTGTCCGGTGATGTATTCGGGCTGACGGTTGCGTCATTCGCAGCCATGATCGAAACTCCTTAACTGTTGTTGCGTCCGGCATGTGCGCCCGCCCACACATGCTGCACGAGGGTAGCGGCGTTCCTCCACAACGCTGCCTGCATAGCGGTTTCTCCCGCAGGCAGGCCGGAAAGCGCCGCTCCCCCGCTTTCTTCGGTCAAGGAGCCATTGCGCACCGGCACTAGTCGTTGTCGGATTGCTGCGGAATTCCGTAGCTCAACTCGGCAAGGATCTCTTCTTCTGTTTTGTCGGGGGCATCCAGCTCCCGGTCGGCCTCGTGAGGCTCACTCACATAGTAGAGACAGGCGTCGATTGCATCCAACGGCACCCCTTCCATCGCCGCGAGCAGCAGGCGGTACAGGTCGAGCTGTGCGAGTTTCTCTTTGATTTCGTCCGGTTTGCGTGGTTTTACGCCGGTTTTCCAATCGACCACGGTGTAGCGTTTCGTCTCGTCCGTTTCGTCGAGACCGCCGAAGAACACCGCGTCGAGTTTGCCGTTGACGATGGTGCCGAGCTGGGGCATGTCGACGACGAGCTGGCGTTCCGCCCATGCTGGACGTCGTTTTGCCCACGGCGAAGCGACGAGACGACGCTGCCAAGCGGCCAGTTTCCGTTCGTCTCGCAATTGGGCGTCCTGCGATTGCACGCCGCCGTTGTCCGCGTCGACTTGCGTATCACCTATCAATGCGATCAGTTCCGCACGCGACTGCGCGGCCATACCGGCAGCACCTTCCGTACCGCCGATGCCGTCGACGTCCGCATCCGCCATGATGAAACGCTCAGCCCATGCGTGGAACCGCGTGCCGAGCTGTGCCGCCGGCGAGGCGACGTGCGGAATCGGACGGACCAGACCACGCCAGTAGGCGCGGGAGTCACGCTCGCCCATGGAACCGGCGCGCGCTTGCAGCGAGGTGACGTTTTGGCGGCCGGCAGCAAGGATACGTTCGCCTTTGGCACGCACGGCCTCGTCGAAGGCGTCCTGCGATTCGCCTGCGTCAGCCGCGTCCGGTTCCGGCATGAGATGTTCGTCGGCGACGAGCAGTTTGGCGAGACGCAGCAGTGAGTTTCCGGTTTCCGGCGATGGCGTGGCGGATTCATCGGCAACGTCGCCCTGCGTTCCCGTGGATTCAGCGATATTCGGTTCGTTGGATTCGACGGCACGTACCTGTTCGGCCGCGGCACGCAGCTTGTCGGCGACATCGGCGCTCAGATCGCACGGCCAAGGCAAAGTATGGTCGTCCGAGACCGGTTCGAGCGGCGTGTTCCACGCATCGCCCACCACGGCATTCTCGAAATCGCGGGCGTGTTCGCCTACGAAATAGCCGTCGGGCAGGTCAAGTCCCAGCGTGTGCGGGGAGCCGTCCACATCGTCGGACAGGTTGTCCGGTTCGCGTACCGCGGTGACGATTCCGTTCATCGAATCGCGCGTCTCCAGCCAGAAATTCGACGGCGCGGCGCTTTTCTTTCCCTCCGCCAGGCGGGAGTCGCGGCTCGTCTCGTTGCATCCGCTGTATACGAGCAGCGCCTCGTAGCGGGCGCGCGTCAACGCCACGTAGGCGAGACGGCGTTCGTCGGCGTGCAGTCGGCGGCCGTATTCCTCCTGTTGCGTCAGGTACAGGCTTGCCGGATCCATTCCTTCCATATCGTCGACGGCCATGGTTCGC encodes:
- a CDS encoding MFS transporter, whose amino-acid sequence is MAANDATVSPNTSPDTASPYARLFSIPGTKAFCASGAVARLPMSMMGLGIVLALNHMYDNWTIAGVMSAAYVLATAAVTPLYARLFDRFGQRKVGPVVLTVQVIVMLGFAFAALMRVPIPLLFVLAVVMGMTQFAFGALVRTRWAYVLDRAGKGELLNTAYALESAIDEIVFIFGPILAAFLAASVHPVSQLFVPTIACAVGGAVFFALRDTQPPVLREITVVAADADDADVRLAAAGAAANGTAGTAASANRFDLDRLKTDGRDRNKRNVLTYAGVLPLLAVFIVFNMAFTAFDTSMTAVMKSLHLDSVLGVQLAMLAVGSCMGALVFGSRELKGSRWRHMIMFLALMTVGFVVIHLCQGNLIVMGLVEILTGLTISPVFASGNLLVKETVPEESLTEGLSWVSTAGTMGASFGSMITGIVLDHFNPSVGLSLPAVFVGCSIPFALIGWLLARRRG